The following coding sequences are from one Tachysurus vachellii isolate PV-2020 chromosome 7, HZAU_Pvac_v1, whole genome shotgun sequence window:
- the fam49ba gene encoding CYFIP-related Rac1 interactor B, whose product MGNLIKVLTRDIDNNAGNFFLDFENARPTEAERELWEQVNKVLMEAMSVLEDLQSYSGAGEAIRQAIQQPTNESVQEKAWNAVVPLVGKLKKFYEFSQKLEGTLHGLLGFLTSAHCSPTQHLEQEQALARQFAEILHFTLRFDELKMTNPAIQNDFSYYRRTLSRMRINNLATEEENEVNNELANRMSLFYANATPMLKTLSDATTKFVSENSDLPIENTTDCLSTMASVCKVMLDTPEYRTRFASEDTVLFCLRVMVGVIILYDYVHPAGAFVKSSKIDMKGCIKVLRDQPPNRVEGLLNALRYTTKHLNDETTSKQIKNMLQV is encoded by the exons ATGGGGAATCTGATCAAGGTTCTGACGAGGGACATCGACAACAATGCGGGGAATTTTTTCCTGGACTTTGAAA ACGCTCGGCCCAccgaggcagagagagagttatGGGAACAGGTGAACAAGGTTCTGATGGAGGCCATGAGTGTTTTAGAGGATCTGCAGTCCTACAGTGGAGCTGGAGAAGCCATTAGACAG GCCATCCAGCAGCCAACTAATGAAAGTGTGCAAGAGAAAGCCTGGAATGCTGTGGTGCCGCTGGTGGGCAAACTAAAGAAGTTTTACGAGTTCTCTCAAAAGCTGG AAGGAACCCTGCACGGCCTGCTGGGATTCCTAACGAGCGCACACTGCAGCCCCACACAGCACTTGGAGCAGGAGCAGGCTCTTGCGCGCCAGTTCGCCGAGATCCTCCATTTCACTCTGCGCTTTGACGAGCTCAAG ATGACTAACCCAGCCATTCAGAACGACTTCAGCTACTACCGCCGGACCCTGAGCCGCATGCGAATCAACAACTTGGCA ACAGAGGAAGAAAACGAAGTAAACAACGAACTGGCCAATCGCATGTCTCTGTTCTACGCCAATGCTACACCAATGCTGAAAACATTAAGTGATGCCACGACAAAGTTCGTATCTGAG AATTCAGATTTACCCATCGAAAACACGACAGACTGCTTAAGTACGATggcgagtgtgtgtaaagtcaTGTTAGACACACC gGAGTACCGTACCCGTTTTGCGAGTGAAGACACAGTGTTATTCTGCCTGCGTGTCATGGTGGGAGTCATCATCCTCTACGATTACGTTCATCCTGCCGGAGCATTCGTCAAGTCCTCAAAAATTGAT ATGAAAGGCTGCATTAAAGTCCTGCGGGATCAGCCACCTAACAGAGTAGAAGGTCTGCTTAACGCACTCAG GTACACGACAAAACATTTGAACGATGAGACTACCTCCAAGCAAATCAAAAACATGTTACAAGTCTGA